In Triticum urartu cultivar G1812 chromosome 6, Tu2.1, whole genome shotgun sequence, the following proteins share a genomic window:
- the LOC125514816 gene encoding uncharacterized protein LOC125514816 isoform X1 yields the protein MSARGMAGAEGSPEGPALGGVDPFEQARKALSLRTPFEGEETASRAPTLPARLVSWSGPSDRRKKHKKLELPDAAAEERPPQLNAAALSSGKKGAWDHFEAYFRPVTMGDVEMLTPKLPFAHGKLDPCLAIPFLGTTEDLLDQGETFDVAVAETSSYLGVGGEEVVSTKERSGQTMDFVSNMSVEQGIHDVVVQQLVTTGERGEQSLEQRLHDAVVKREWPMEVEQGSSSGGTASPACADEAGTSLHWLLGARQRVVLTSERPNKKRKLIGVDAGLEQLVLLPCLGSQAGTMCDVCCLGETEMASNRMLCCNNCKVSVHQWCYGLHVVPDGQWLCTWCKYVESTGCSLKKDAGITLSMPCLLCPKEKGALKPVIGEPSRTADGGNLKFAHLFCTLWRPEALVEEMDSMEPITNVGWVQENQRKLVCNICKVKHGACIRCSHGACRTAFHPICARESKHQMEIWGKFGLPNVELRAFCSKHSSVGYVNSVGKGSNASEQSPTEVRLNDANLGSGKIPKLRFTRKKKDRSLNHETSSFNPDNLIKVETMEHGALPHKVRNLNAQATRSMEIDTDHPSVGENLMRNSGDIAMVLKKLIERGNASVSDIASEVGISSASLEAALVGETTTFSHGLKLKIIKWLQKSAHILAVQAITLKGSSDVVQDNKLDGSDSTDSGNVKSSLVLEDKGATFEMSDSAVPKPSSPRSKDNDKILEEEKAIRSTGTTFENGKKNVVKGSADREYFLAEDLAKEYTGNLSLTGGKDTAKEVDEKLISNSSSGNKVFDTSMEIPNQLQGTSLRRKSNDLTEAELGSEVEECVSSLDKTSSWGDNAKHGSDSVENGVCNHHDCNMDHVHGQPFLNFDDSHSYIHPFIKTKIAHLWNHDLKQNKQTQYHPEEQLCSSDEKRPVDSSVELTETTGIDVTDQLSKAKALGILDHSPDDEVEAEMLFLQASLLDNAMVLKHRCEDLIVKVVQNLSCELDVFSKRKWDFIRVNQFLRDVREAKKRGRKEKRHKEAQAVLAEAAAAVAASSRNSTVRKDANDDVLRRESSPKFGAGSSRVAQRTPSLPRPKDSSKPSNSKVSQVTNSGIFHMPIYSKENALYCDVCLRGETVLNRVSVCSGCKQAAVHIDCYKYLEICIGRWKCELCEDISPEDASSSDQSDSNGTKLSLVRCALCHGTSGAFRKTIDGQWTHAFCAEWLLETKYMRGQDDPVSGMETLVKEKDTCCVCNIKVGACLKCNSEDCHTTFHPSCARDAGFYMNTKGFGTVAQHKAYCGKHSSEQKETDAWKYWPEEVNSLKRTRVELEKFRLLCERVIKREKVKRETVLCDHDILAKTKDTVVFSYRTPGASSESATTSVNNKSCSGTMQRSDDVTVDSSISGINTVRFSLNNRDAEGNTADSSRTLISFKRKFSERGPLAGKRLPQRSVNALLKLEDGKQKTKDNKQAETFQKELVMTSDQASTQNQRLPKGYAYVPRDSLSKEKPWKRNTQTHEPQEPGG from the exons ATGAGCGCCCGGGGCATGGCCGGCGCCGAGGGCTCGCCGGAGGGCCCGGCCCTCGGCGGCGTCGACCCGTTCGAGCAGGCCAGGAAGGCGCTGTCCCTGCGGACCCCGTTCGAGGGCGAGGAGACGGCGTCCAGGGCGCCCACCCTGCCCGCGCGCCTCGTCAGCTGGTCGGGGCCCAGCGACAGGCGGAAGAAGCACAAGAAGCTCGAGCTCCCGGACGCGGCCGCCGAGGAGCGCCCGCCGCAGCTCAACGCGGCGGCGCTCTCCTCCGGGAAGAAGGGCGCGTGGGACCACTTCGAGGCCTATTTCAGGCCGGTCACCATGGGCGACGTCGAAATGTTGACGCCCAAGCTCCCCTTCGCCCACGGGAAGCTCGACCCCTGCCTCGCCATCCCATTCCTGGGCACCACCGAGGACTTGCTGGACCAAGGCGAGACGTTTGATGTCGCTGTCGCCGAGACGAGCTCCTACCTGGGCGTGGGCGGCGAAGAGGTCGTCAGTACCAAGGAGCGCAGTGGGCAGACCATGGATTTTGTCAGTAACATGAGCGTGGAGCAGGGCATACATGATGTGGTCGTGCAGCAACTGGTTACTACCGGAGAGCGTGGTGAGCAGAGCCTGGAGCAGCGCTTACATGATGCTGTTGTTAAGCGGGAGTGGCCAATGGAAGTGGAGCAAGGTAGTAGCAGCGGCGGCACCGCGTCACCAGCATGTGCAGATGAGGCAGGCACATCGCTGCATTGGCTGCTAGGAGCAAGGCAGCGAGTTGTGCTCACTTCTGAGAGGCCAAACAAGAAGAGGAAGCTCATAGGTGTGGATGCTGGGTTGGAGCAGCTTGTGCTGCTTCCATGCCTGGGATCTCAGGCTGGGACGATGTGCGATGTTTGCTGTTTGGGAGAGACTGAAATGGCGTCCAATAGGATGCTTTGCTGTAATAACTGCAAGGTTTCCGTGCACCAGTGGTGCTATGGCTTGCATGTTGTGCCAGATGGCCAGTGGTTGTGCACTTGGTGCAAGTATGTGGAGTCGACAGGGTGCTCATTGAAGAAAGATGCAGGCATCACCCTTTCAATGCCGTGTTTGCTATGCCCAAAGGAGAAAGGGGCCCTAAAACCTGTAATAGGGGAGCCTAGTCGAACTGCAGATGGAGGCAACCTAAAATTCGCACACTTGTTTTGTACTCTTTGGAGGCCAGAGGCTCTTGTGGAGGAAATGGATTCAATGGAGCCTATTACAAATGTTGGATGGGTGCAAGAGAATCAGAGGAAACTGGTGTGTAACATTTGCAAGGTTAAGCATGGTGCATGCATTCGATGCAGCCATG GGGCCTGCCGGACAGCCTTTCATCCTATATGTGCACGAGAGTCCAAGCACCAAATGGAGATATGGGGAAAATTTGGACTTCCTAAT GTTGAGCTGAGAGCGTTTTGCTCAAAGCATTCTTCAGTTGGATATGTCAACTCTGTAGGGAAAGGTAGTAATGCATCTGAGCAGAGTCCTACAGAAGTGAGGCTGAATGATGCAAATCTCGGCAGTGGAAAGATACCAAAACTGAGATTCACACGCAAGAAAAAGGACAGATCCTTGAACCATGAAACCAGTAGCTTTAACCCTGATAATCTTATCAAAGTAGAGACGATGGAGCATGGTGCTTTGCCCCATAAGGTTAGAAATTTAAATGCTCAAGCAACTCGAAGTATGGAAATTGATACTGATCATCCCTCAGTTGGTGAGAATCTTATGAGAAACTCTGGTGATATTGCTATGGTGCTTAAAAAG CTAATCGAAAGAGGGAATGCTAGCGTGAGTGATATAGCATCCGAAGTGGGTATTTCTTCAGCATCCTTGGAAGCTGCTCTCGTG GGTGAAACCACGACCTTTTCCCATGGgttgaagttgaaaatcatcaagtgGCTTCAAAAATCTGCACATATACTAGCTGTTCAAGCAATCACTCTTAAAGGGAGCTCAGATGTGGTGCAAGATAACAAACTAGATGGGTCTGACAGTACAGATAGTGGCAATGTGAAGAGTTCATTAGTCCTAGAGGACAAAGGAGCTACATTTGAGATGTCAGATTCTGCTGTACCAAAACCCTCATCACCAAGATCTAAAGATAATGACAAGATTCTTGAAGAAGAGAAGGCAATACGTTCAACTGGAACTACTTTTGAAAATGGAAAAAAGAACGTAGTTAAAGGAAGTGCTGATCGTGAGTATTTTCTTGCTGAAGATCTTGCAAAAGAATATACTGGAAATTTGTCCCTAACTGGAGGCAAGGATACTGCAAAGGAAGTAGATGAAAAATTG ATATCAAACAGCAGCTCTGGCAATAAAGTATTTGATACTTCCATGGAGATACCAAATCAACTTCAAG GTACATCACTTAGAAGGAAAAGTAACGACTTGACTGAGGCTGAACTTGGCTCGGAAGTGGAGGAGTGTGTATCTTCATTGGATAAAACCTCTTCTTGGGGTGATAATGCTAAACATGGGTCAGATTCAGTTGAAAATGGCGTATGCAATCATCATGATTGTAATATGGATCACGTTCATGGACAGCCTTTTTTGAA CTTTGATGATTCTCATTCTTACATTCATCCATTTATCAAGACAAAGATTGCTCATCTTTGGAACCATGATTTGAAGCAGAATAAGCAGACACAGTATCATCCTG AAGAGCAATTATGCTCTTCCGATGAGAAAAGACCTGTGGATTCCTCAGTAGAACTTACGGAAACAACAGGAATTGATGTGACAGATCAACTTTCTAAGGCAAAAGCTCTGGGAATCCTTGATCATTCGCCTGATGATGAAGTAGAAGCAGAAATGTTGTTCTTACAAGCTAGTCTGCTTGACAATGCTATGGTTCTGAAGCATAGATGCG AAGACTTAATAGTAAAGGTTGTCCAGAATCTTTCTTGCGAGTTGGATGTTTTCAGTAAAAGAAAATGGGACTTCATCCGTGTCAATCAGTTTCTTCGTGACGTTAGAGAAGCTAAGAAACGTGGCAGAAAAGAGAAGAGACATAAAGAAGCCCAGGCTGTACTAGCAGAAGCTGCCGCTGCTGTTGCAGCCTCCTCGCGTAACTCCACTGTGAGAAAAGATGCAAATGATGATGTACTCCGTCGAGAG AGTTCTCCGAAATTTGGTGCTGGATCTTCAAGAGTTGCCCAGCGGACTCCTTCATTACCACGGCCCAAGGATTCATCAAAGCCATCCAACAGCAAAGTCTCACAAGTTACTAACTCCGGCATTTTTCATATGCCAATTTACTCAAAAGAAAATGCACTCTACTGTGATGTATGCTTGCGGGGTGAAACTGTGTTGAACCGAGTATCTGTCTGCTCCGGATGCAAG CAGGCTGCTGTCCACATAGATTGCTATAAATATCTAGAGATATGCATTGGCCGCTGGAAATGTGAACTTTGTGAAGATATTTCACCAGAAGATGCTAGCTCTAGTGATCAATCTGACAGTAATGGCACAAAATTATCCCTGGTACGATGTGCTCTGTGCCATGGAACATCTGGTGCTTTTAGAAAGACTATAGATGGGCAGTGGACTCATGCGTTCTGTGCTGAG TGGTTGTTGGAGACGAAGTACATGAGAGGACAAGATGATCCAGTGAGCGGAATG GAAACCCTTGTAAAGGAGAAAGATACTTGTTGCGTCTGCAACATCAAAGTTGGTGCGTGTCTCAAG TGCAACAGTGAGGACTGCCACACCACTTTTCATCCTTCTTGTGCTAGAGATGCTGGTTTCTACATGAACACTAAAGGATTTGGGACTGTGGCGCAGCACAAGGCATACTGTGGCAAACACAGCAGCGAGCAGAAAGAG ACTGATGCCTGGAAGTACTGGCCCGAGGAAGTCAATAGCTTGAAAAGGACGAGG GTTGAGTTGGAGAAGTTCCGCCTCTTATGTGAGAGGGTAATTAAGAGAGAGAAGGTGAAG AGAGAGACAGTTCTGTGTGACCATGACATACTCGCCAAAACCAAGGATACTGTTGTTTTCTCCTACCGAACACCCGGAGCTAGTTCAGAATCTGCCACTACTTCGGTTAATAATAAATCATGCAGTGGAACCATGCAACGATCTGATGATGTCACGGTGGATAGCAGTATTTCTGGGATAAATACTGTCAGATTTTCCCTTAATAACAGAGATGCTGAGGGAAACACAGCTGATAGCTCAAGGACACTGATATCTTTCAAACGGAAGTTCAGTGAAAGGGGGCCACTTGCTGGTAAGCGACTTCCACAAAGATCAGTGAATGCCCTACTGAAATTGGAAGatggaaaacaaaaaacaaaagatAATAAG CAGGCAGAAACCTTTCAAAAGGAGCTGGTTATGACATCTGATCAAGCGTCCACACAGAACCAACGCCTTCCAAAGGGATATGCATATGTACCCCGTGATTCTCTTTCTAAAGAGAAACCATGGAAACGAAATACACAGACCCATGAACCACAAGAGCCTGGTGGATAG
- the LOC125514816 gene encoding uncharacterized protein LOC125514816 isoform X2, with protein MSARGMAGAEGSPEGPALGGVDPFEQARKALSLRTPFEGEETASRAPTLPARLVSWSGPSDRRKKHKKLELPDAAAEERPPQLNAAALSSGKKGAWDHFEAYFRPVTMGDVEMLTPKLPFAHGKLDPCLAIPFLGTTEDLLDQGETFDVAVAETSSYLGVGGEEVVSTKERSGQTMDFVSNMSVEQGIHDVVVQQLVTTGERGEQSLEQRLHDAVVKREWPMEVEQGSSSGGTASPACADEAGTSLHWLLGARQRVVLTSERPNKKRKLIGVDAGLEQLVLLPCLGSQAGTMCDVCCLGETEMASNRMLCCNNCKVSVHQWCYGLHVVPDGQWLCTWCKYVESTGCSLKKDAGITLSMPCLLCPKEKGALKPVIGEPSRTADGGNLKFAHLFCTLWRPEALVEEMDSMEPITNVGWVQENQRKLVCNICKVKHGACIRCSHGACRTAFHPICARESKHQMEIWGKFGLPNVELRAFCSKHSSVGYVNSVGKGSNASEQSPTEVRLNDANLGSGKIPKLRFTRKKKDRSLNHETSSFNPDNLIKVETMEHGALPHKVRNLNAQATRSMEIDTDHPSVGENLMRNSGDIAMVLKKLIERGNASVSDIASEVGISSASLEAALVGETTTFSHGLKLKIIKWLQKSAHILAVQAITLKGSSDVVQDNKLDGSDSTDSGNVKSSLVLEDKGATFEMSDSAVPKPSSPRSKDNDKILEEEKAIRSTGTTFENGKKNVVKGSADREYFLAEDLAKEYTGNLSLTGGKDTAKEVDEKLISNSSSGNKVFDTSMEIPNQLQGTSLRRKSNDLTEAELGSEVEECVSSLDKTSSWGDNAKHGSDSVENGVCNHHDCNMDHVHGQPFLNFDDSHSYIHPFIKTKIAHLWNHDLKQNKQTQYHPEEQLCSSDEKRPVDSSVELTETTGIDVTDQLSKAKALGILDHSPDDEVEAEMLFLQASLLDNAMVLKHRCEDLIVKVVQNLSCELDVFSKRKWDFIRVNQFLRDVREAKKRGRKEKRHKEAQAVLAEAAAAVAASSRNSTVRKDANDDVLRRESSPKFGAGSSRVAQRTPSLPRPKDSSKPSNSKVSQVTNSGIFHMPIYSKENALYCDVCLRGETVLNRVSVCSGCKAAVHIDCYKYLEICIGRWKCELCEDISPEDASSSDQSDSNGTKLSLVRCALCHGTSGAFRKTIDGQWTHAFCAEWLLETKYMRGQDDPVSGMETLVKEKDTCCVCNIKVGACLKCNSEDCHTTFHPSCARDAGFYMNTKGFGTVAQHKAYCGKHSSEQKETDAWKYWPEEVNSLKRTRVELEKFRLLCERVIKREKVKRETVLCDHDILAKTKDTVVFSYRTPGASSESATTSVNNKSCSGTMQRSDDVTVDSSISGINTVRFSLNNRDAEGNTADSSRTLISFKRKFSERGPLAGKRLPQRSVNALLKLEDGKQKTKDNKQAETFQKELVMTSDQASTQNQRLPKGYAYVPRDSLSKEKPWKRNTQTHEPQEPGG; from the exons ATGAGCGCCCGGGGCATGGCCGGCGCCGAGGGCTCGCCGGAGGGCCCGGCCCTCGGCGGCGTCGACCCGTTCGAGCAGGCCAGGAAGGCGCTGTCCCTGCGGACCCCGTTCGAGGGCGAGGAGACGGCGTCCAGGGCGCCCACCCTGCCCGCGCGCCTCGTCAGCTGGTCGGGGCCCAGCGACAGGCGGAAGAAGCACAAGAAGCTCGAGCTCCCGGACGCGGCCGCCGAGGAGCGCCCGCCGCAGCTCAACGCGGCGGCGCTCTCCTCCGGGAAGAAGGGCGCGTGGGACCACTTCGAGGCCTATTTCAGGCCGGTCACCATGGGCGACGTCGAAATGTTGACGCCCAAGCTCCCCTTCGCCCACGGGAAGCTCGACCCCTGCCTCGCCATCCCATTCCTGGGCACCACCGAGGACTTGCTGGACCAAGGCGAGACGTTTGATGTCGCTGTCGCCGAGACGAGCTCCTACCTGGGCGTGGGCGGCGAAGAGGTCGTCAGTACCAAGGAGCGCAGTGGGCAGACCATGGATTTTGTCAGTAACATGAGCGTGGAGCAGGGCATACATGATGTGGTCGTGCAGCAACTGGTTACTACCGGAGAGCGTGGTGAGCAGAGCCTGGAGCAGCGCTTACATGATGCTGTTGTTAAGCGGGAGTGGCCAATGGAAGTGGAGCAAGGTAGTAGCAGCGGCGGCACCGCGTCACCAGCATGTGCAGATGAGGCAGGCACATCGCTGCATTGGCTGCTAGGAGCAAGGCAGCGAGTTGTGCTCACTTCTGAGAGGCCAAACAAGAAGAGGAAGCTCATAGGTGTGGATGCTGGGTTGGAGCAGCTTGTGCTGCTTCCATGCCTGGGATCTCAGGCTGGGACGATGTGCGATGTTTGCTGTTTGGGAGAGACTGAAATGGCGTCCAATAGGATGCTTTGCTGTAATAACTGCAAGGTTTCCGTGCACCAGTGGTGCTATGGCTTGCATGTTGTGCCAGATGGCCAGTGGTTGTGCACTTGGTGCAAGTATGTGGAGTCGACAGGGTGCTCATTGAAGAAAGATGCAGGCATCACCCTTTCAATGCCGTGTTTGCTATGCCCAAAGGAGAAAGGGGCCCTAAAACCTGTAATAGGGGAGCCTAGTCGAACTGCAGATGGAGGCAACCTAAAATTCGCACACTTGTTTTGTACTCTTTGGAGGCCAGAGGCTCTTGTGGAGGAAATGGATTCAATGGAGCCTATTACAAATGTTGGATGGGTGCAAGAGAATCAGAGGAAACTGGTGTGTAACATTTGCAAGGTTAAGCATGGTGCATGCATTCGATGCAGCCATG GGGCCTGCCGGACAGCCTTTCATCCTATATGTGCACGAGAGTCCAAGCACCAAATGGAGATATGGGGAAAATTTGGACTTCCTAAT GTTGAGCTGAGAGCGTTTTGCTCAAAGCATTCTTCAGTTGGATATGTCAACTCTGTAGGGAAAGGTAGTAATGCATCTGAGCAGAGTCCTACAGAAGTGAGGCTGAATGATGCAAATCTCGGCAGTGGAAAGATACCAAAACTGAGATTCACACGCAAGAAAAAGGACAGATCCTTGAACCATGAAACCAGTAGCTTTAACCCTGATAATCTTATCAAAGTAGAGACGATGGAGCATGGTGCTTTGCCCCATAAGGTTAGAAATTTAAATGCTCAAGCAACTCGAAGTATGGAAATTGATACTGATCATCCCTCAGTTGGTGAGAATCTTATGAGAAACTCTGGTGATATTGCTATGGTGCTTAAAAAG CTAATCGAAAGAGGGAATGCTAGCGTGAGTGATATAGCATCCGAAGTGGGTATTTCTTCAGCATCCTTGGAAGCTGCTCTCGTG GGTGAAACCACGACCTTTTCCCATGGgttgaagttgaaaatcatcaagtgGCTTCAAAAATCTGCACATATACTAGCTGTTCAAGCAATCACTCTTAAAGGGAGCTCAGATGTGGTGCAAGATAACAAACTAGATGGGTCTGACAGTACAGATAGTGGCAATGTGAAGAGTTCATTAGTCCTAGAGGACAAAGGAGCTACATTTGAGATGTCAGATTCTGCTGTACCAAAACCCTCATCACCAAGATCTAAAGATAATGACAAGATTCTTGAAGAAGAGAAGGCAATACGTTCAACTGGAACTACTTTTGAAAATGGAAAAAAGAACGTAGTTAAAGGAAGTGCTGATCGTGAGTATTTTCTTGCTGAAGATCTTGCAAAAGAATATACTGGAAATTTGTCCCTAACTGGAGGCAAGGATACTGCAAAGGAAGTAGATGAAAAATTG ATATCAAACAGCAGCTCTGGCAATAAAGTATTTGATACTTCCATGGAGATACCAAATCAACTTCAAG GTACATCACTTAGAAGGAAAAGTAACGACTTGACTGAGGCTGAACTTGGCTCGGAAGTGGAGGAGTGTGTATCTTCATTGGATAAAACCTCTTCTTGGGGTGATAATGCTAAACATGGGTCAGATTCAGTTGAAAATGGCGTATGCAATCATCATGATTGTAATATGGATCACGTTCATGGACAGCCTTTTTTGAA CTTTGATGATTCTCATTCTTACATTCATCCATTTATCAAGACAAAGATTGCTCATCTTTGGAACCATGATTTGAAGCAGAATAAGCAGACACAGTATCATCCTG AAGAGCAATTATGCTCTTCCGATGAGAAAAGACCTGTGGATTCCTCAGTAGAACTTACGGAAACAACAGGAATTGATGTGACAGATCAACTTTCTAAGGCAAAAGCTCTGGGAATCCTTGATCATTCGCCTGATGATGAAGTAGAAGCAGAAATGTTGTTCTTACAAGCTAGTCTGCTTGACAATGCTATGGTTCTGAAGCATAGATGCG AAGACTTAATAGTAAAGGTTGTCCAGAATCTTTCTTGCGAGTTGGATGTTTTCAGTAAAAGAAAATGGGACTTCATCCGTGTCAATCAGTTTCTTCGTGACGTTAGAGAAGCTAAGAAACGTGGCAGAAAAGAGAAGAGACATAAAGAAGCCCAGGCTGTACTAGCAGAAGCTGCCGCTGCTGTTGCAGCCTCCTCGCGTAACTCCACTGTGAGAAAAGATGCAAATGATGATGTACTCCGTCGAGAG AGTTCTCCGAAATTTGGTGCTGGATCTTCAAGAGTTGCCCAGCGGACTCCTTCATTACCACGGCCCAAGGATTCATCAAAGCCATCCAACAGCAAAGTCTCACAAGTTACTAACTCCGGCATTTTTCATATGCCAATTTACTCAAAAGAAAATGCACTCTACTGTGATGTATGCTTGCGGGGTGAAACTGTGTTGAACCGAGTATCTGTCTGCTCCGGATGCAAG GCTGCTGTCCACATAGATTGCTATAAATATCTAGAGATATGCATTGGCCGCTGGAAATGTGAACTTTGTGAAGATATTTCACCAGAAGATGCTAGCTCTAGTGATCAATCTGACAGTAATGGCACAAAATTATCCCTGGTACGATGTGCTCTGTGCCATGGAACATCTGGTGCTTTTAGAAAGACTATAGATGGGCAGTGGACTCATGCGTTCTGTGCTGAG TGGTTGTTGGAGACGAAGTACATGAGAGGACAAGATGATCCAGTGAGCGGAATG GAAACCCTTGTAAAGGAGAAAGATACTTGTTGCGTCTGCAACATCAAAGTTGGTGCGTGTCTCAAG TGCAACAGTGAGGACTGCCACACCACTTTTCATCCTTCTTGTGCTAGAGATGCTGGTTTCTACATGAACACTAAAGGATTTGGGACTGTGGCGCAGCACAAGGCATACTGTGGCAAACACAGCAGCGAGCAGAAAGAG ACTGATGCCTGGAAGTACTGGCCCGAGGAAGTCAATAGCTTGAAAAGGACGAGG GTTGAGTTGGAGAAGTTCCGCCTCTTATGTGAGAGGGTAATTAAGAGAGAGAAGGTGAAG AGAGAGACAGTTCTGTGTGACCATGACATACTCGCCAAAACCAAGGATACTGTTGTTTTCTCCTACCGAACACCCGGAGCTAGTTCAGAATCTGCCACTACTTCGGTTAATAATAAATCATGCAGTGGAACCATGCAACGATCTGATGATGTCACGGTGGATAGCAGTATTTCTGGGATAAATACTGTCAGATTTTCCCTTAATAACAGAGATGCTGAGGGAAACACAGCTGATAGCTCAAGGACACTGATATCTTTCAAACGGAAGTTCAGTGAAAGGGGGCCACTTGCTGGTAAGCGACTTCCACAAAGATCAGTGAATGCCCTACTGAAATTGGAAGatggaaaacaaaaaacaaaagatAATAAG CAGGCAGAAACCTTTCAAAAGGAGCTGGTTATGACATCTGATCAAGCGTCCACACAGAACCAACGCCTTCCAAAGGGATATGCATATGTACCCCGTGATTCTCTTTCTAAAGAGAAACCATGGAAACGAAATACACAGACCCATGAACCACAAGAGCCTGGTGGATAG